Below is a genomic region from Triticum dicoccoides isolate Atlit2015 ecotype Zavitan chromosome 5A, WEW_v2.0, whole genome shotgun sequence.
cataaatgcagctaatgctaacatgattccgacggactttaagcatcgctacgaatgagaaaatctcatcgtagtcaactccttgaacttgtgaaaaactcttcaccacaagtcgagcttcacagacggtgacattaccgtccacgtccatcttcttcttaaagatccatttatcttaatggcttgccgatcatcgggcaagtccatcaaagtccatgctttgttctgatatatggatactatctcggatttcatggcttctaaccatttgtcggaattcgggcccaccatcgcttctccatagctcgtaggttcattgttgtctagcaacatgaccttcaagacaggatcaccttaccacttcgaagtagtacgtgtccttgtcgtcctacgaggtttggtagtgacttgatccgaagtttcatgatcaatatcataagcttccacttcaattggtgtaggtgccacaggaacaacttcctgtgccctgccatacactagttgaagtgatggttcaataaccataccaagtctccaccatcctcccactcaattctttcgagagaaacttttcctcgagaaaggacccgattctacaaataatccatattgctttcggatctgaattaggaggtatacccaactgttttgggtttcctatgaagatgcattttatccgctttgggttcgagcttatcaacctgaaactttttcatataagcgtagcagccccaaacttttaagaaacgacaacttaggtttctctaaaccataattcatacggtgtcatctcatcggaattacgtggtgccctatttaaagtgaatgtggttgtctctaatgcctaacccatgaacaatagtggtaattcgataagagacatcatggtacgcaccatatccaatagggtgtaactatgatgttcggacacaccatcacattaaggtgttccaggcggtattaattgcgaaacaatttccacaatgtcttaattgtgtgccaaaactcgtaactcaaatattcatctctatgatcatatcatagacattttatcctcttgtcacaatgatctgctacttcactctgaaattacttgaaccattcaataattcagacttgtgtttcatcaagtaaatattctcaacatctactcgaatcatctgtgaagtaagaacataacgatattcactgcatgcctcagcactcattggactgcacacatcaaaatgtgttacttccaacaagtttctatcttgttccatcttactgaaaatgaggcttttcagtcatcttgcccatgtggtatgatttgcatatctcaagtgattcaaaatcaagtgagtccgaacgatccatttgcatggagtttcttcatgcatatacaccaatagacatggttcgcatgtctcaaacttttcaaaaatgagtgagtccaaagatccatcaacatggagcttcttcatgcgttttataccattatgacttacatggcagtgccacaagtaagtggtactatctttactatcttatatcttttggcatgaaaatgtgtatcactacgatcgagattcaatgaaccatttatttaggtgcaagaccatcgaaggtattattcaaataaatagagtaaccattattctccttaaatgaataaccgtattgcgatagacataatccaatcatgtctatgctcaacgcaaacaccaatctcggtggtagagggagcgtgcgatgcttgatcacatcaaccttggaaacacttccaacacatatcgtcagctcacctttagctagtctccttttatttcgtagctttttatttcgagttactaacacttagcaactgaaccggtatcttaataccctggtgctactaggagtactagtaaagtacacattaacataatgtatatccaatatacttctatcgaccttgccagccttctcatctaccaagtatctagggtaatgctgctccagtagctgttccccttattacagaagcacttagtctcgggtttgggttcaaccttgggtttcttcactagagcagcagctgatttgccgtttcatgaagtatcccttcttgcccttgcccttcttgaaactagtggtttcaccaaccatcaacaattgatgctccttcttgatttctactttcgcggtgtcaaacatcgcgaatacctcaaggatcattatatctatccctgatatgttatagttcatcacgaagctctagcagcttggtggcaatgactttggggaaacatcactatctcatctggaggatcaactcccactcgattcaagtgattgttgtgctcagacaatctaagcacaagatcaacgattgagcttttctcccttagtttgtaggctaagaaaattgtcggaggtctcatacctcttgacgtgggcacgagcctgaaatcccaatttcagccctcgaaacatctcatatgttccgcgacgtttcgaaaacgtttttggtgcctctacttaaaccatttaactgaactatcacgtagtaatcaaaacgtgtatgttcgatgttcgaaacatccacaaacgacgtttggggttcagcacactaagcagtgtattagggacataagctttctactgatcgcataatcgctactatcaactttcaactatattttctctaggaacatatctaaacagtagaactatagcgcgagctacgacataatttgcaaaaggtcttttgactatgttcaagataattaagttcatcttatgaactcccactcagatagacatccctctggtcatctaagtgatcacatgatccgagtcaactaggccgtgtccgatcatcacgtgagacggactagttaacgtcggtgaacatcttcatgttgatcgtatctactatacgactcatgctcgacctttcggtctccgtgttccgaggccatgtctgcacatgctaggctcgtcaagttaaccctaagtgttttcgctgtgtaaaactgtcttacacccgttgtatgtgaacgtaagaatccatcacacccgatcatcacgtggtgcttagaagcgacgaactgtagcaacggtgcacagttaggggagaacacttcttgaaattttgtaagggatcatcttatttactaccgtcgtcctaagtaaacaagatgcataaacataataaacatcacatgcaattatatggttgtgacatgatatggccaatatcatatagctccattgatctccatcttcggggctccatgatcatcttgtcaccggcatgacaccatgatctccatcatcatgatctccatcatcgtgtcttcatgaagttgtcacgccaacaactacttctacttctatgactaacgcgtttagcaataaagtaaagtagtttacatggcgttcttcaatgacacgcaggtcatacaaaaaataaagacaactcctatggctcctgccggttgtcatactcatcgacatgcaagtcgtgaatcctattacaagaacatgatcaatctcatacatcacatatcattcatcacattcttcttggccatatcacatcacatagcataccctgcaaaaacaagttagacgtcctctaattgttgtttgcatgttttacgtggctgctatgggtttctagcaagaacgtttcttacctacgcaagaccacaacgtgatatgccaattgctatttacccttcataaggacccttttcatcgaatccgttccgactaaagtgggagagactggcacccgctagccaccttatgcaccaagtgcatgtcaatcggtggaacctgtctcacgtaagagtacgtgtaaggtcggtccgggccgcttcatcccacaataccgtcgaaacaagattggaatagtaacggtaagcatattgaacaacatcaacgcccacaactactttgtgttctactcgtgcaaagaatctacgcaatagacctagctcatgatgccactgttggggaacgtagcagaaattcaaaaaatttcctacgtgtcaccaagatctatctatggagagaccagcaacgagtagaaggagagtgcatctacatacccttgtagatcgctaagcggaagcgttcaagtgaacggggttgatggagtcgtactcgtcgtgattcagatcaccgatgatcaagtgccgaacgcacggcacctccgcgttcaacacacgtacagcccggtgacgtctcccacgccttgatccagcaaggagagagggagaggttgaggaagactccatccaacagcagcacaatggcgtggtggtggtggaggagcgtggcaatcctgcagggcttcgccgagcacctacgggagaggagatgtgtcacgggagggagagggaggcaaccaaaggccttaggtatgattgctcctccttttccccactatatatagggccaagggagaggggggaggcgcagccttgccccctcctccaaggaaggggtgcggctaaggatggggaggagtccatccgccccaaggcacctcggaggtgccttccccctttaggactcttccctttttcctttatcttggcgcatgggcctctaggggctggtgcccttggcccatgtaggccaaggcgcaccccctacagcccatgtggccccccggggcaggtggccccacccggtgggcccccgggacccttccggtggtcccggtacaataccgatgaccccgaaacttgtcccgatggccgaaacaggacttcctatatataaatctttacctccggaccattccggaactcctcgtgacgtccgggatctcatccgggactccgaacaacattcggtaaccacatacaagcttcctttataaccctagcgtcatcgaaccttaagtgtgtagaccctacgggttcgggagacatgcagacatgaccgagacgttctccggtcaataaccaacagcgggatctggatacccatgttttgctcccacatgttccacgatgatctcatcggatgaaccacgatgtcaaggactcaatcgaccccgcatacaattccctttgtctagcggtatggtacttgcccgagattcgatcgtcggtataccgataccttgttcaatctcgttaccggcaagtctctttactcgttccgtaacacatcatcccgtgatcaactccttggtcacattgcgcatatgatgatgtcctaccgagtgggcccagagatacctctccgtttacacggagtgacaaatcccagtctcgatccgcataaaacaatagatactttcggagatacctgtagtgcacctttatagtcacccagttacgttgtgacgtttgatacactcaaagcactcctacggtatccaggagttacacgatctcatggtcaaaggaagagatacttgacataggcaaagctctagcaaatgaactacacgatcttttgtgctagtcttaggattgggtcttgtccatcacatcattctcctaatgatgtgatcccgttaccaacaacatccaatgtccatagccaggaaaccatgactatctgttgatcacaacgagctagtcaactagaggctcactagggacatattgtggtctatgtattcacacgtgtattacgatttccggataatacagttatagcatgaataaaagacaattatcatgaacaaggaaatataataataatacttttattattgcctctagggcatatttccaacaaatatcgTGGTAATTTTTGACATATGGAAAAAGCTACCGAAACACACCTAGGTTTTTAGGTGCAAGTACCATGATAATATACGAACTGTAGAACCGGTaactcatgtacaatcccccatggtaactttgaccgtgGAAAGGTTGATGTACATAtaccctgataacttatgtgtaagtacCATGGTATTTTACACATCAAAGACCTTATATCTTGTGTATAAAACACAACGGTAACTTTGAAGGGGTGTAGTTGTTGAAGCATAGTACCTGGTACGTTGATAACTTGCATACGAATGCCATGatatctttgtcctgaagagaaatCATGTGGTAGACGTGAAGAAGTGGCAGTTTTCTCAGAGGTGGGCACGCGAGATGTGCGGGAGAAGCAGGTTTCTCAGACGAGTCTGGGTCCATTTGGAAGGAGGCGAGGTCAAAGGACGAAGAATCGTGTGATACTCTAAATGAAACAAGTAGAGGTGTGGCAGTTTTGCTTATATGGCACACGTGTGCCAAATATCACAGTCCTAAtattatatatatacacacacacacacacacgcacacacacacacatgaccgATGCCACCCTTTGGGTGCGTGAGTTATTCTCTCCAAACCGATCTTCAAACACGCTTTACATTGTGCACATGAACACCGTGAGTTACCACCTCAAGAGCTTCGGTAATGATTGGTGAGATAACAGAACCGACAAATAAAATCCTAATAAATATGCTATGGCCTCCCTCATTACATTTGTCTTTTGAACAATTTGGAACTAGAGAAATGTTAGGATGTTCCACCACATACTCACATGTGTGCGCCGTCGCCGATCTTTCTAAATATCGTCTTAGAGGAATTTAAATTTTGGGTTACCGTGGAAGCAAAGAAACTGGCATACTCCTATTACTCAGCACGAgtaattgccatgttatgcttgtgGGTCTCTCGTAAAACTTTATTTTCTCCTTAAATGTTTTTTGAGCGAAATTATTTTCTCCTCAATTGATAGATGGGCCATTCTCATGCCTCCGTTGAAAAAAAAAACTCAGCAAAACCTTTTCAGTAAACCTCCCCACGAGGCAGCTGCGAGGCAAATTTGGCGGACGGTTGGATGCAGTCTGGGGAGCATACGACCTCGCCGTTCAACGGCCGAGATGCAGCAGAAAGTAGCCGCTGGTCTCTGGAGTTCAAGGCCGGCCTCCAGTTCGTCCCGCGCCGCCGCATTGCCTACCTCCTCCCTCCACccttccggcctcctcctcccaccgcagcGGCGGCCGCCGCCTCACCGTTTCATGTCCAGGCTCCTGCCCCGCATTACCGCGCTCCCAGGCCGTCGCCGCAGCCACAACCCGATCCCGCCCGCCCTCGCGGAGTCGCTCGCGCGGGTCCTCGCCACCCGCTCCACCAACCCGGCCTGGGCCCGCTCCCTCGCCGCGCTCCTCCCCTCCCCGCTCTCAGACGGCGGCCTCGCCGACGCCGTCGTCTCCCTGCGCGACCCCGACCTCGCCCACGCGCTCCTCTCCTGGTCCCGCTCCCACTCCGGCAGCCGCCACCATGACGCCGACAAACTCCCGCCGCCCACGCCTATCGCGCATTCcgccctcctccgcctcctcgcccgCTCCGGCCGCTTCGACGCCGTCGACTGCACGCTCCAGGACATGTCTCGCGCGGGCGTCGCGCCCACGTATGCTTGCCTCGGCGAGCTTGTGGCTGCCTACGCCGACGCCGGGATCGAAACGAAGGCCACCGATATGTGCGAGCGCGTCAGGGCGCAATATGGAATGCTCCCTGCGGCGATCCACAGCAACTGCCTGCTCAGACTCCTCGTGGAGAGGCGGCAGTGGGACGACGCCCACAAGTTGTATGACGAAATGCTTGCTAAGGAAGGTGGCGCGGATGATTACAGCACATGTGTGATGGTCCGGGGCCTTTGCTTGGAAGGGCTGGTCGAGAAGGGCGTGAAGTTGATTGAGGCGAGGTGGGGAGCAGGGTGCGTGCCAAATTCTGTGTTCTATAATGTCTTGATCGATGGTTATTGTCGACGCGGCGGCATGGGTAGGGGACTGTTGCTCTTGGGTGAGATGGAGATGAAGGGGGTATTGCCAACTGTGGTAACATATGGAACTCTTATGAGCTGGCTCGGGAGGAAGGGTGATCTTGAGAAGGTTACCTATTTGCTGTCAGAGATGCGGGAAAGGAGACTGTCCCCCAACATTGAGATTTATAACAGTGTCATCGATGCTTTGTGCAAATGCCGGTCTGCACCACAGGCAATGGTAGTCTTGAAGCAGatttttgcaagtggctgtgaccCTGATGTCGTTACTTTTAGTACTTTGATATCTGGGCTCTGCAGGGAAGGGCGTGTTCAAGAGGCTGAGCGTCTGTTGAGGGAGGCCATTAGGAGGGAGGTAAACCCAAATCTATTCAGTTATACTTCATTGATTCATGGCTTCTGCATTAGAGGACAAGTGATGGATGCATCCAATTTGCTTGTGGAAATGATGGAAAGAGGGTATACTCCTGATGTGGTCACATTTGGAGCCCTGATTCATGGTCTTGTTGTTGCTGGGCAAGTCAGTGAGGCATTGCTTGTCCGGGAGAAGATGACAGCGAGACAGCTTCTCCCTGATGCTAACATATATAATGTGCTGATTAGTGGGCTATGCAAGAAACATATGCTTCCTGCAGCTAGAAACCTTCTAGCAGAGATGCTCGAGCAAAATGTCCACCCTGATAAATTTGTTTACACCACATTGATTGATGGGTTCATTAGGAACGAGAGTCTTGATGAGGCAAGGAAAGTATTCGAATTCATGGAACAAAAGGGTGTCCGCCTTGATGTTGTAGGCTATAATGCTATGATAAAAGGATACTGTCAGTTTGGAATGCTGGATGAGGCAATTGTATGCATGAACAACATGAGAAAGGTGAGGTGTATCCCAGATGAGTTTACATATTCCACTCTTATCACTGGCTATGTTAAACAAGGCAATATGGGTGGAGCTCTAAGGTTACTGTGCGAAATGACGAAAAGGAGATGCCAACCAAATGTTGTTACATACTCATCGTTAATAAATGGATACTGCAAGCTAGGTGATACAGATACTGCAGAAGATATATTCGCAAACATGCAACTTGAAGGTCTATTCCCCAATGTGATAACTTATACCATTTTAATTGGTAGCCTGTTTAAAAAAGATAAAGCGATGAAAGCTGCTGCATATTTCGAACACATGCTGATTAATCGTTGTGCTCCTAGTGATATTACGTTGCATTGTTTAGTTACTGGTCTCACTAACTGTATGGCTTGTATCGTCAGTTCAAACTGCAGTGGTACTGCTAAGATGCATGACAAGGGTGCTCTTTTGGACATATTCAGGGGTTTGGTTAATGGCAAATGGGATCCAAGGAATGCAGCATACAATGCTATTATCTTCGGCCTATGCAGACACAATATGCTTGGTAACGCATTGGACATAATAAATAAGATGGCTAACAAAGGGTACTCACCGGACTCTGTCACTTTCATTGCACTTCTTTATGGATTTTGTTCTGTTGGCAAATCAAGGGATTGGAGGAGCATCCTACCTAATGACTTTCAGCCAGATCAACTTCAGATAGCCTCTAGGTACATAATACTATTTGATCAATATGTAGCAAAGTCAGTTGGTTGTGAAGTCTCTAGTGCTCTGCAGTTATATCTTGAAGAATGTGGATCCTTAAAACAAATGGAGCATAAATTTAAGTGTTCCTGATATTGTTCCTGGCACTTGCAAATGACGGATAACACTTATCAGCAAGTGAAGACTAAGAGTAGAATGGTTTGTAATACCATATCTACAGGACTTTCTGCCAGCACTGGTAATGCGTGATAGATCTCCAGTAGAAATGGTCTCCCTGAAGGTAATAATCTTGATATCATATTAATATATGAGAATAGACCTTGCTTGAATCTCCTGTGACAAATTCTTTCTGGCTTGCTGACATTCCATGAGAGCATGACAATATAAGTTTAGAATTTTAATACTGGACATGCAAAACTGCTAATAATACCACCCTCAGAACACATTGTTAATTTGCTAAAAGCTGGCTCTCCATACGTTCTACTGTACTAATCTTGGGATCACATTTTGCATTTTGGTCAGGTCAGGACAGGAAGATGCCGATTTCACATTCACATCCAGAAGGGGAGTGGATCTCCTTATAAATATCACCGAGTGATTGCTCTTGATCAAGAAAAAAAACTTCGAATAGGCATCTGATGTGACTTTAATTGTCTGGTAAGGTGGATTCTCAACAAGTGCTTGTGCAATTAAGCAGGTGAATGAACTGTGAATCAATTGGTAGAGCACACACTCAGGGTTTACAGGGCATGGTTTTTGTGATATATCTATTGATATTGGAAGGAGCTCTATGGAACTGCTTTGGCTGTTGGAATTTGGTGTGTACAAAGCCACAAACACTTAGCAGTAACAGCGGCAATATCAGAATATTGAGTGGTCTTCCATGAGCCTACTAAGTTGCAAGGCAGAACTTGGATTTCTTCCACTGAGCTAACGGAGACTGATGAGAGCAATATTTTTCGTTAGACCAATTCTAGCAAGGAACAGAAAACCAAACAGCTAATTTAACTGAAAGTTCACAGGTAAAAAAAAACTAAAACTTGCAAGTTGCGAGTTGCAAGGGTATCAGGTGTGTTCCTGATCTGCTGAGGCCTGGTGCTCTTTCTCTGGCCTAGAGACCGAAAAGTTCTGATTGGTACCTGAAAAACTATTGATTGATGACAATTCTATGAGACATCTAGGTTGGTCATTTCAAGGATTTGTAGCACTTTAGAGTTTAGAGCATAGTAATGGCCGGAATAACAGAAGGCAACACATGTTAACCGCTAATCGACTGTTCGAATGCTGTATCATCACTAGCGACTAGTGAAAGCCCGATACGTGTAAATAAAAAACTAATGTAGACATATATAATCACTCCTGCGAAGTACTATTCATCTGAAACTAATGACCAATTAAAACATGTTTCATCTTTGCTGTGCATGTAGGAGTACTGATTGATTTATTGTTAATTGTGTAAAAAGTTCTTGGATCGCTGATTTGATTGACCAGCTATTATGAACACGGCCAAACTGGAGCATCCCTTTATTCTGAATAGGAAAATGTACACAAGAATCAAATTACAGACGATTTTTTGAAGTAAAATTACAGACATTATTGTTAATAGCCCACTGGCCATTGCCACTGCTCTGAAGATCCAGCACCAACTTGCTCGTCCTACGCTTCCACCCTCCTTATTTGCACAGGGAATCCGCCCTTCATCCTGAGCGTCACCGAAAGCACGTGCTCCGGCACGCCGCTGCCGGCGTTCTTGCGGACGACGTCCACCGCGAATTCTTCGAGCACACTGGCAGCGATCGACTTCATCTGCACGTAAGCCATCTCCTTCCCGAGGCACGTCCTCGGCCCGGCATGGAACACCGTGTACCGGAACGGGCTCTCCGGTCGGAACGCGCCATCGTCGCCGAGCCACCGCTCCGGCTTGAACTCGGCGCAGTCCTTGCCCCATATAGCCGCGAGCCGCGCCATGGCGTACGCGCTGTACGTGATGTTCCAGCCGGCGCCAATGTGCGTGCCGTCGGGGAGCGTGTCGTCCGCCGCGCTTGACTGGGAGTCGATCGGCACCGGCGGGTAGAGCCGCATCGACTCGGTGAGCGCGGCGTGCAGGTACTGCATGTCCCGGAGCGCGTCGAACGTGAACGGGTCGCCGGGGCGAGTGCCTGCCATGGACCGGACCGAGCGGACCTCGTCGGCGATGCGCGCCACGACGTCCGGCCGGGACGACACGAGCCAGAAGAACCACGTGAGCGCCGAGGACGTGGTCTCGCGGCCGGCGATCAGGAAGCTGAGGACGATGTCCCGGAGCGCCTCGTCGTCGTGTTCGTCGCTCGCCACGAACCTTGACAGGACGTCGTCTCTGTTTTCTTCCCCAGACGCGCTTTGACGGCGGGTGCGGACAATTTCCATGGCGAACCCATGGACGTCGTCGATGGCCTTCTTTAGGCGGCGCTCTTTGCCGACGTTGAGCCACCTCTTGACCTTCCAGGAGGCCGCGACGGGGTCCAGGAACCGGCTGACAATGAGGTCCTGCGCCTCGCCGAACGCGCGCATGAAGTCCGACGCCCCCTCCGTCAGGGCCCCGCCGTCGGCGAGGCAGCACGGGTCGTGCCCG
It encodes:
- the LOC119300857 gene encoding cytochrome P450 94B3-like → MEFPSSSSLLLILLPPVLYISYHIARSLAKKKPTTHGLRRHPLLGHLPAFLKNRDRFLEWSTELIVASPDLRMGFWIPGMTTGIVTGNPADVEHILRTNFANYPKGERAISMLVDFLGHGLFNSDGEQWLWQRKNASLEFTTRSLRGFLVDSVQAEVGNRLLPLLRRAADGAGAGGVVLDMQDVLERFAFDTICMVSFGHDPCCLADGGALTEGASDFMRAFGEAQDLIVSRFLDPVAASWKVKRWLNVGKERRLKKAIDDVHGFAMEIVRTRRQSASGEENRDDVLSRFVASDEHDDEALRDIVLSFLIAGRETTSSALTWFFWLVSSRPDVVARIADEVRSVRSMAGTRPGDPFTFDALRDMQYLHAALTESMRLYPPVPIDSQSSAADDTLPDGTHIGAGWNITYSAYAMARLAAIWGKDCAEFKPERWLGDDGAFRPESPFRYTVFHAGPRTCLGKEMAYVQMKSIAASVLEEFAVDVVRKNAGSGVPEHVLSVTLRMKGGFPVQIRRVEA
- the LOC119299404 gene encoding pentatricopeptide repeat-containing protein At1g52620-like yields the protein MQQKVAAGLWSSRPASSSSRAAALPTSSLHPSGLLLPPQRRPPPHRFMSRLLPRITALPGRRRSHNPIPPALAESLARVLATRSTNPAWARSLAALLPSPLSDGGLADAVVSLRDPDLAHALLSWSRSHSGSRHHDADKLPPPTPIAHSALLRLLARSGRFDAVDCTLQDMSRAGVAPTYACLGELVAAYADAGIETKATDMCERVRAQYGMLPAAIHSNCLLRLLVERRQWDDAHKLYDEMLAKEGGADDYSTCVMVRGLCLEGLVEKGVKLIEARWGAGCVPNSVFYNVLIDGYCRRGGMGRGLLLLGEMEMKGVLPTVVTYGTLMSWLGRKGDLEKVTYLLSEMRERRLSPNIEIYNSVIDALCKCRSAPQAMVVLKQIFASGCDPDVVTFSTLISGLCREGRVQEAERLLREAIRREVNPNLFSYTSLIHGFCIRGQVMDASNLLVEMMERGYTPDVVTFGALIHGLVVAGQVSEALLVREKMTARQLLPDANIYNVLISGLCKKHMLPAARNLLAEMLEQNVHPDKFVYTTLIDGFIRNESLDEARKVFEFMEQKGVRLDVVGYNAMIKGYCQFGMLDEAIVCMNNMRKGFG